The proteins below are encoded in one region of Flammeovirga kamogawensis:
- a CDS encoding AraC family transcriptional regulator, whose protein sequence is MKLEKFAIKDWIVLGKTEFLPPKKITDELLDEARIIHVVNGNSHLYSANKDIKLTKGDTLIMKTDNFINTWQENGVDENTIVIVFQLTAALLQFLYNNDLPHWFIEGDKKYNQSLVKVEDHPLIASYYNSLQLYIDNNELFSEDIVTIKIKELISILINTDNSGETKNIFGNLFTAKEYEFKETIAKNIFEDLNIEDLAFLCSLSTSSFKRKFQTVYGTSPNKYITSKRLDKAQTLLKTTNLTISEVAYDCGFSDVSYFSKSYKKYYNSSPSELRK, encoded by the coding sequence ATGAAGTTAGAAAAATTTGCGATTAAAGATTGGATTGTACTTGGTAAGACTGAGTTTCTTCCTCCTAAAAAAATTACTGACGAATTGTTAGATGAGGCAAGAATTATTCATGTAGTGAATGGAAATTCCCACCTGTATTCCGCTAATAAAGATATCAAGTTAACTAAGGGTGATACACTTATTATGAAAACAGACAATTTTATTAATACATGGCAAGAAAATGGAGTTGATGAAAATACAATTGTTATAGTTTTTCAATTGACAGCTGCTTTATTGCAATTTTTATATAATAACGATTTGCCCCATTGGTTTATAGAAGGAGATAAGAAGTATAATCAATCTTTAGTGAAAGTAGAAGATCATCCATTAATAGCTTCTTATTACAATTCTCTTCAGCTTTATATTGATAATAATGAGTTGTTTTCTGAAGATATTGTAACTATCAAAATAAAAGAATTAATTTCAATACTTATCAATACCGACAACTCTGGAGAAACAAAGAATATTTTTGGTAACCTTTTTACAGCAAAGGAATATGAGTTTAAAGAAACAATTGCAAAAAATATTTTTGAAGATTTGAATATTGAAGATCTGGCATTTCTTTGTTCATTAAGCACTTCTTCTTTTAAAAGAAAATTCCAAACAGTATATGGAACATCTCCTAATAAGTACATAACATCTAAAAGATTAGATAAAGCACAAACTTTATTAAAAACAACAAACCTCACAATATCAGAAGTAGCATATGATTGTGGGTTTAGTGATGTGAGCTATTTTTCAAAATCGTATAAAAAGTATTATAACTCATCACCATCGGAACTTAGAAAATAA
- a CDS encoding SRPBCC family protein: protein MKAILTLAITIALSTSLFAQTQSFTVNRTVEVPIDSVWTIVGVNYADIAKSHPKLTASHYIKGTPMSGEGCERLCSFSSNGKKYTKERMTEYNEEEYSFKAEILAVNGLPIDTTQSYMLYNLDAVNDSTTSISLTMVYRTNPAFLGKLAKGKFKRGIEDYALSIQHYALTGEEVNPDNFKQIKKLY from the coding sequence ATGAAAGCAATTCTAACTTTAGCAATCACTATTGCACTATCTACGAGTCTATTTGCTCAAACACAATCATTTACTGTTAATCGAACTGTAGAGGTTCCAATCGATTCTGTTTGGACAATTGTAGGTGTAAATTATGCTGATATCGCTAAATCGCATCCAAAACTTACAGCATCTCATTACATAAAAGGAACACCAATGAGTGGTGAAGGATGTGAACGTCTATGTAGTTTTTCTTCAAATGGGAAAAAATATACAAAAGAACGAATGACTGAATATAATGAGGAGGAATACTCGTTTAAAGCAGAAATTCTAGCTGTTAATGGGCTTCCGATAGATACCACTCAAAGTTATATGTTGTATAATTTAGATGCTGTAAATGATAGCACAACATCAATTTCTTTAACCATGGTATACAGAACAAATCCTGCTTTTTTAGGAAAACTGGCAAAAGGAAAATTTAAAAGAGGAATTGAAGATTATGCTCTTTCTATTCAGCATTACGCCTTAACTGGTGAAGAAGTGAACCCTGATAATTTTAAACAAATCAAAAAACTATATTAA
- a CDS encoding SDR family NAD(P)-dependent oxidoreductase, giving the protein MKSKIKNSSILITGANGGIGIETVKILLEKGAKRIVLACRTQEKADRTKALLNSHYKLEAKGGFDMQNKEAIVLAVSELPKNEKFDIVFFQAGGMVVSNDYQFIENTNGNRIEKTIYQNVMGSYITLKALLQQDLIATGGRIVFAGGEGARGIEGMIAKPEYDSVDDLIGAVFNGKGKYKDIDALGISKFMSGLLIQELAERDLNHEYVWFSPGLTAGTNGLVNVPPIKRFMFEKVGFPMMKLFGMAQGPKEAAMKYVECLDGKYGKTGDLIGAPEGKTLGNLVDQKPMNAGLSNHAFRKAFLQIAEQVA; this is encoded by the coding sequence ATGAAATCTAAAATTAAAAACTCGTCTATTCTAATTACTGGAGCTAATGGTGGTATTGGCATTGAAACAGTAAAAATTTTACTAGAAAAAGGAGCTAAAAGAATTGTATTAGCTTGTAGAACGCAAGAAAAGGCAGATAGAACGAAAGCACTTTTAAATTCTCATTATAAATTAGAAGCAAAAGGTGGTTTTGATATGCAAAATAAAGAGGCTATTGTATTAGCAGTCTCAGAATTACCAAAAAATGAAAAGTTTGATATTGTATTTTTTCAAGCTGGAGGAATGGTCGTCTCAAATGATTATCAGTTTATTGAAAATACTAATGGAAATAGAATCGAAAAAACAATTTATCAGAATGTAATGGGTTCATATATAACATTAAAAGCATTACTGCAACAAGATCTGATTGCAACTGGTGGAAGAATTGTTTTTGCAGGTGGCGAAGGTGCACGTGGTATTGAAGGAATGATTGCAAAACCAGAATATGACTCTGTAGATGATTTAATAGGAGCAGTTTTTAATGGGAAAGGAAAGTACAAAGATATAGATGCTTTAGGTATCTCTAAATTTATGAGTGGGCTATTAATTCAAGAATTAGCAGAAAGAGATTTGAATCACGAATACGTTTGGTTTTCACCAGGTCTTACAGCAGGTACTAACGGTTTAGTAAATGTTCCGCCAATTAAAAGGTTCATGTTTGAAAAAGTTGGGTTCCCGATGATGAAACTTTTTGGAATGGCTCAAGGACCAAAAGAGGCAGCCATGAAATATGTAGAATGTTTGGATGGTAAATATGGAAAAACCGGAGACCTTATTGGTGCTCCTGAAGGTAAAACTTTGGGTAATTTAGTAGATCAAAAACCAATGAATGCAGGGTTGTCTAACCACGCGTTTAGAAAAGCATTCTTACAAATTGCAGAACAGGTAGCTTAA